The following is a genomic window from Phaseolus vulgaris cultivar G19833 chromosome 6, P. vulgaris v2.0, whole genome shotgun sequence.
GAAGAAAGAACTAGTTCATAAATTTAGGAATGTTGCTCACTGGGCCTTATATGGATGGAATTCACCTTTTACATGGAAAGATGTTACTCAACTCTTGGTCCACTAGAGCCCATAAATGGGGATGGATGGCTTGCAGAAAAGATAGAGTACGATAGTGCTTCCACTTCCACACAGTGTAATATGTTCTTCCCAACACACTAGgatcttttttttttggtgACATAAACCTTATCCAAAATATGTACCAGTATTGTTTGAGTCTAATACCAACACCTTCTGAATCAGATTAATGTTATCATGATATGGTAGGAGAATTTGAATACAGAACTAATTGTTTCGGTTGTTGATAACTAGTTTGGTTAAGTACTGTTGGTACCAACCTTATATAGGGCATATGTCTACTTCAGTGCCAGCTCAATTGATGCCAGTGCAGGAAGAAAGCTACTTAGGTACCCTTTCATGGCCTTCATCACCATCTCTTCCTATTTATGAACCACAATTATGCAGTTAAGGTATAACGACTTATAAGAAAGACACCGTACAAACTAGTACTGTAAAATGTAAAAATCTTTCAGATTTAACTCTCAGTATGGTACTATCAAAGCTAAAAAGGATTAGTCCTCAAACAAAACAATGATGTCTCCTTTAAGGTATTGAATAAATATTAGTGCCGAAGTTCTAAATCAGAAAAGATAttggaaaaatataattaattaatgttgGGATGAGTTTATAAGCAAGGTGGTTCATGGTTAGTGTAGTTTACGTActtttttctttccttaataattggttaatcatataaataatgTTGTGTTGGAGAGTTTACGAATTTGTGAGTTAGTTAAACTCCACCTTGGAAAGAAATAATTGATTGGTTTGGTTGACGTGGGATGTATGTGCAGTTCCCACTGTGCTACTCCTACTAATTTCATTCATTACATAGCTAGGCAGAAGCATATGGGTTGAGAGTGAAACAAAAAGTTTTAATCTAAAATCTAAAAACATTCTTTAATTGCTGATAATTATGAAACATATAAAGATACACTGCAAGAGGTGGGTCACTATAGTTCAATTGGCCTAAGACCAAACCCATCTTAATGTATGCGACGCGTACAACTGCAGGTGGATGACGTCAGCATGAAGTGTGATCATCACCACACCATCAAAATCTcacttattataataatataattattttcttaaatacaGATATTTACATATCTTAGCTTATGTCGTAATCTTGTGCCACGCAACACTCTGTCCCTCCGGCACACTTATGTAAATCCCGTTTGTTgagcaaatatatatatatatatataccagtCACGTTCACTTTTCTGCCACATTGCTGCTGGGACTTGAGTGGTACCTTGCCAAAAAGAATAATGAATTATTTGATGAAATGTATCTGTGTTTGTACGTGATAAACGCCATCTTCAATTTCACGTCAGACCCTGCTATATATAATCTATCCCTTCATTAATTCCTAGCTACCTTCTCTCTTTGAGCTTTAAATTCATCCTCCTCTGCATCTTCTTGCTTCAATGGGAGACACCAATGTCAACCTTCCACCAGGCTTTCGATTCTATCCCACAGATGAAGAGCTTGTAGTCCATTTCCTTCACAGAAAAGCCTCACTTTTGCCTTGCCACCCTGATGTCATCCCTGATCTTGAGGTCTACCAATATGATCCATGGGAACTTGATGGTACCGTTACTTCCTTTGCTTCCAAACTTTCAACACACCTCTTTCTTTCCATGCCATCTTCCACTGTTTTCACACATAATATATTGTAACTCTGGAGTCATGTTGCATGTAAGAGTCAATAGAACTTGATTCTTTGCTATATAAAGATCAGGTTGAACTTGGATCATTTTATCTTATACCTGTGATTCAAAGTAGATGCCAAACTATGCATATATAGTTAGCTAGGATGTTGGACTTTGGTTAATGAGGTATAAATATACTGTATGTAtgcatattaattaattttgggACGTGTTCAGGTAGAGCTTTGGCAGAGGGAAACCAATGGTACTACTACAGCAGAAGGACACCAAATAGGGTCACTGGCAATGGGTATTGGAAACCAACGGGAATGGAAGAGCCAGTCGTTTCAAGCTCAAACAGCAAGAGAGTTGGCATGAAGAAATATTTTGTGTTTCATGTAGGAGAAGCTGCTACTGGTATCAAAACCAATTGGATAATGCAAGAATATCGTCTATCAGATTCTGCTTCCTCTACCAGATCATCCAAAAGAAAACCTCAACCAAAAGCAGTCAGTACACTTTCATATACACTTATCACATGCATATATACGTATACATATGTACACACAAACATACCAAAACAAAATAATCTGATTACAGCatatttaaatagttaaaattttaaaaaaatgtaacttGTTTAAGTAATCATGATGAGTTTTCACTTATGACAGTCTTGCATATGTATACAACATGGAAAACTACTGTGCAACAGTTTGATTTGATTGGTGATTTTATTTTTCCTGTTGTGTTTGATTAATTCAGGATTACAATAAATGGGTGATATGTCGTGTTTATGAGCGTAATGGAGAGGATGACAATGGAACAGAGCTCTCATGTTTGGATGAAGTATTCTTGTCATTGGATGATGATCTTGATGAAATAAGCTTACCAAATTAGCTGACAATGCAAGTGATCTAGCAAAGTAGCTAGCCGCagtataataaattaaaataatggtTGCTTGTAATGGTTGATGTTATTTAGCAGCTCTAGTGTAGGTGGCATTGTAATCACATTTTCATAGCAGCTCTTCAAGTGGGGCACTATGTAAAATATTCGTCTCATCTCATGCCCAAACAATATTACTATGTACTATGACGTTATGCTTTTAAAGATCCCACTCACTCATGGACCTTGCTATAGCCCCTTTCACTATTTTTTGCCCTTTCTTCTGTATAAGGACACTTGGACAATTCTCAGCACACCGTCCACTCTCAGCTATTAAAATGCTTCACTAACCCTGCAAATCCGGAACCATCATAATAATCAAAAGCAAAGAACAAGAGATCCAAAAAAGTTACTATCatattcattttattgtttGATCAAATTACATGCAAAGAAAAGTGTGTTTTCAAATTGTTAAACCAGATTAGCATAAACAGCAGACGGTAGTGGGTAACTAGAGACAA
Proteins encoded in this region:
- the LOC137832817 gene encoding NAC domain-containing protein 104-like, whose translation is MGDTNVNLPPGFRFYPTDEELVVHFLHRKASLLPCHPDVIPDLEVYQYDPWELDGRALAEGNQWYYYSRRTPNRVTGNGYWKPTGMEEPVVSSSNSKRVGMKKYFVFHVGEAATGIKTNWIMQEYRLSDSASSTRSSKRKPQPKADYNKWVICRVYERNGEDDNGTELSCLDEVFLSLDDDLDEISLPN